The SAR324 cluster bacterium genome has a segment encoding these proteins:
- a CDS encoding molybdopterin-dependent oxidoreductase encodes MSFSESKWLNSTCPHDCPSTCALEVESDEQNQIKRLRGRKKHPYTDGVICGKVANYAKRHHHPDRLTHPLKRVGPKGRGIGAFEKISWAEALDLTVTALKESGEANGLESVWPYFYAGTMGWAQRDGIERLRYVMGYSRQHSTICVGLSDAGWLVGAGEKRGVDAREISETDLLVVWGGNPVNTQINVIHRFQQACRQRGTKLVVIDPYTTDTAKRADLHLRLQPGTDGALACAVMHILFRDGLADWVYLKKYSDDPQGLAEHLQMRTPAWAASITGLSVDEIEQFAELYGSNPRSFLRLGYGFTRSRNGAPNMHAVSCLPIVTGAWQYPGGGALYSNSGICPFDVSEIKGLDRLDLSKRVLDQSRIGPILCGHPQDLQGGPPIKALFIQNTNPMVVAPETDLVRQGFSRDDLFICVHEQFMTETAEMADVVLPATTFLEHDDCYSAGGHTFFQIAKAVVPPLGECRSNHWVIQELAIRLEAEHQGFLKSEWELITDMLKKSGYQEKIPLKEKSFEIDLDLGFEKMHFLDGFGHEDRKFHFRADWTYWGQANQEMPMFPDHWEVRDRLSNEKPYRMITPPARWFLNSTFNEMSLSQDRLLSPKAWMHPSDLKQEGLENAEQIKLGNERGEIEISLEANEEVQPGLVVIEGLWANRAFPAVKGVNTLTSADAALPNGGAVFHDTTVWVRAS; translated from the coding sequence ATCGGTTGACCCATCCCTTGAAGAGAGTTGGCCCCAAGGGAAGAGGGATTGGTGCGTTTGAGAAGATTTCTTGGGCAGAAGCGCTGGATCTGACGGTTACAGCACTCAAGGAAAGTGGTGAAGCAAATGGGCTGGAAAGTGTCTGGCCATATTTTTACGCCGGCACGATGGGTTGGGCTCAACGAGATGGAATTGAGCGACTTCGGTATGTGATGGGTTATTCCAGGCAACACTCAACGATCTGTGTGGGGCTGTCTGATGCAGGTTGGCTGGTGGGAGCTGGGGAGAAGCGTGGTGTTGATGCAAGGGAGATCAGTGAAACAGATCTGCTGGTTGTCTGGGGTGGAAATCCAGTCAATACCCAGATCAATGTCATCCATCGATTCCAGCAAGCCTGCAGACAACGTGGGACCAAGCTGGTGGTGATTGATCCTTACACGACAGATACTGCAAAGCGAGCAGATTTGCACCTTCGTTTGCAACCTGGAACGGACGGAGCATTGGCTTGTGCGGTCATGCACATCTTGTTTCGTGATGGTCTCGCGGATTGGGTCTATCTGAAAAAATACTCAGATGATCCTCAAGGATTGGCAGAGCATTTACAAATGCGAACTCCAGCATGGGCCGCTTCCATCACAGGATTATCTGTCGACGAGATTGAACAGTTTGCGGAGCTTTATGGGAGTAATCCCAGAAGTTTTTTACGCTTGGGCTACGGATTTACACGCTCCAGAAATGGTGCCCCCAACATGCATGCGGTCAGCTGTTTGCCAATAGTTACGGGTGCCTGGCAATATCCTGGTGGGGGGGCTCTTTACAGCAATTCAGGTATATGCCCCTTCGATGTATCCGAGATCAAAGGCTTGGATCGACTAGATCTGTCCAAAAGGGTTTTGGATCAGTCTCGAATTGGGCCAATCCTATGTGGTCATCCTCAAGATTTACAAGGAGGGCCTCCGATCAAGGCCCTCTTTATTCAAAATACAAATCCGATGGTTGTAGCACCAGAAACTGACTTGGTTCGACAAGGTTTTTCCAGAGATGATCTGTTCATTTGTGTTCATGAACAATTCATGACAGAAACTGCTGAAATGGCGGATGTGGTGCTGCCTGCAACGACCTTTTTAGAACACGATGATTGCTATTCAGCAGGAGGCCACACGTTTTTCCAGATCGCCAAGGCTGTGGTTCCACCTCTCGGAGAATGTCGATCTAACCACTGGGTGATTCAGGAACTTGCGATACGGCTTGAAGCCGAGCACCAGGGATTTCTGAAGAGTGAATGGGAATTGATTACGGACATGCTGAAGAAATCCGGATACCAAGAAAAGATTCCACTCAAAGAAAAAAGTTTTGAAATTGATTTAGATCTTGGTTTTGAAAAAATGCACTTTTTGGATGGCTTTGGTCACGAAGATCGGAAGTTCCATTTTAGAGCAGATTGGACGTATTGGGGTCAGGCAAACCAAGAGATGCCCATGTTCCCAGATCATTGGGAAGTGCGAGATCGCCTATCCAATGAAAAGCCGTATCGAATGATCACGCCTCCTGCAAGGTGGTTTCTGAACTCTACCTTTAACGAGATGTCGCTTTCTCAGGATCGCTTGCTGTCCCCAAAAGCCTGGATGCATCCGAGTGATCTGAAACAGGAGGGTTTAGAAAACGCTGAGCAAATTAAATTAGGCAATGAGCGAGGTGAGATCGAAATCTCCTTGGAAGCCAATGAGGAGGTGCAGCCAGGCCTGGTCGTGATTGAAGGACTGTGGGCAAACCGAGCTTTTCCAGCTGTCAAAGGTGTCAACACGCTAACTTCGGCTGATGCGGCCTTGCCAAATGGAGGGGCCGTTTTTCATGATACGACCGTCTGGGTGAGAGCTTCTTGA
- a CDS encoding aldose 1-epimerase family protein, whose amino-acid sequence MSSTFHQVITDVDQHLWIDSLELNEQNLSTNSSSNWGIKKSTLQGSLQQGIDLIEVDNGIFSFAIVPTRGMGLWRGSYSGKTLGWDSPVKDLVHPAFIELNDRGGLGWLKGFNEWIVRCGLSSNGAPGNDVIVDNNGNKAEVFLPLHGKIANIPARFVEVQVEVGTPTILRIRGIVEETMLFGPALRLTTEISTELGSNKLTIVDEVTNLNTTPEEIEMLYHCNYGPPFLEEGSKLVAPVKRAAPRDQRAREDLKTLSDFRGPTNGYVEQVYFYELLGDSSGKSKVMLRNKAGDLGTSMSFSLEQMPCFSLWKNTASMKNGYVTGLEPGSNFPNPKCFERENGRVVLLDPLMSRKFGLSLEVHVGGEAVNEVEKEINKLQGSTSTEILEFAPKNLSAAT is encoded by the coding sequence ATGTCTTCAACATTTCACCAAGTAATTACCGATGTGGATCAGCATCTTTGGATTGATTCACTAGAATTGAATGAACAGAACTTATCCACAAACTCCTCATCAAATTGGGGAATTAAGAAGTCCACCTTGCAGGGAAGCCTTCAGCAGGGGATTGATTTGATCGAGGTAGATAATGGGATTTTTTCTTTTGCTATTGTCCCAACTCGTGGGATGGGGCTTTGGAGAGGTTCCTATTCGGGTAAGACTTTGGGTTGGGACTCGCCTGTAAAGGACCTAGTGCATCCAGCCTTTATCGAATTGAACGATCGTGGTGGCCTAGGGTGGTTGAAAGGTTTCAATGAGTGGATTGTACGCTGTGGCCTGAGTAGTAATGGCGCTCCAGGAAATGATGTGATTGTCGATAACAATGGAAACAAAGCGGAGGTGTTTCTTCCACTCCATGGAAAGATTGCCAATATTCCAGCGCGATTTGTTGAGGTTCAAGTGGAAGTCGGCACACCAACGATTCTGAGGATTCGAGGGATTGTTGAGGAAACCATGCTTTTTGGTCCAGCACTTCGACTAACAACTGAAATTTCAACAGAGCTCGGTTCAAACAAGCTGACCATTGTTGATGAAGTGACCAACTTGAATACGACACCTGAAGAAATCGAAATGCTGTATCACTGCAATTATGGACCTCCTTTTTTAGAGGAAGGTTCCAAGTTGGTTGCACCAGTAAAGAGAGCAGCTCCAAGAGATCAGCGAGCTCGGGAGGATCTAAAAACGTTATCAGACTTTCGAGGCCCTACGAACGGTTATGTAGAGCAAGTATATTTTTATGAACTGTTGGGAGATTCTTCCGGCAAATCTAAGGTAATGTTGCGTAACAAGGCAGGAGATCTTGGGACTTCGATGAGTTTTTCTTTAGAACAAATGCCCTGTTTTTCACTTTGGAAGAATACAGCATCCATGAAGAATGGATATGTGACAGGGCTGGAACCAGGATCAAATTTCCCAAACCCGAAGTGTTTCGAACGTGAAAATGGTCGAGTGGTCCTCCTAGATCCGCTGATGAGCAGAAAATTTGGGCTTTCTTTGGAGGTTCATGTGGGTGGTGAAGCCGTGAATGAAGTTGAGAAGGAGATCAATAAGCTGCAAGGTTCAACATCTACAGAGATTTTAGAGTTTGCTCCAAAAAATCTTTCGGCAGCTACCTAA
- a CDS encoding DMT family transporter translates to MNGIVITLVLGAALSHALWNLLLKQTESRLIMMMSMHTVTGLLGLVFIPFIGPVAEAAWAMLLMSTVVHGGYYVFLTFSYRNVELGQAYPILRGTGPIVVFLASLIFLNEPVSGLQLFAFFLIAGGILSLSLRSFSYFKQQPSTIFYALGTGVLIGIYSLIDGVGVRNSGNVLGYICWLFFLEMLMVQAYAFYHYKSETIPRLIELGWSGVGAGLLAAYAYGSVLWAMESAPIMLVAALRETSVVMASVLGILILKESKDLLKVLAAVLVTLGIVLLKI, encoded by the coding sequence ATGAATGGCATCGTCATCACCCTTGTACTGGGGGCTGCACTTTCTCATGCCCTCTGGAATTTGCTCCTAAAGCAAACTGAGAGTAGACTCATTATGATGATGTCGATGCACACGGTCACGGGCTTGCTGGGGTTGGTGTTCATTCCGTTTATTGGTCCTGTTGCGGAAGCCGCTTGGGCCATGCTCCTGATGTCTACTGTCGTTCATGGCGGTTACTATGTTTTTTTGACCTTTTCGTATCGAAACGTAGAACTTGGTCAAGCTTATCCCATCTTGAGAGGCACAGGACCAATTGTGGTCTTTTTAGCTTCCTTGATATTCTTGAATGAACCCGTCTCTGGGCTCCAGTTATTTGCTTTCTTTTTGATTGCTGGAGGAATCTTGAGTCTCAGTCTGCGTTCCTTCAGTTATTTTAAACAACAGCCTTCAACAATTTTTTATGCGCTTGGCACCGGAGTTCTCATTGGTATTTACAGTTTGATCGACGGAGTTGGGGTAAGAAACTCTGGGAATGTACTTGGTTATATCTGCTGGCTTTTCTTTCTGGAAATGTTGATGGTGCAAGCCTACGCCTTTTATCATTACAAGAGCGAAACAATCCCCCGCTTGATCGAGCTCGGATGGAGTGGTGTCGGGGCTGGTTTGCTAGCAGCCTATGCCTATGGATCTGTGCTTTGGGCCATGGAATCGGCTCCCATCATGCTTGTTGCAGCACTTCGAGAAACAAGTGTGGTGATGGCTTCAGTGCTTGGAATCCTGATCCTCAAGGAAAGCAAAGACCTTCTAAAAGTCCTGGCGGCGGTGCTGGTAACACTTGGGATTGTCCTCCTCAAAATCTAG